In the Halorubrum ruber genome, GAACGATCTCCTTGCTGTGGGCGAGTTCGGGCGTGATCGTCGGGATCCCCTCGCGCGTGGCGGCGACCCGGAGCTTCCCGGCGAAGCCGCGCTCGTTCCACTCCGTGTCCGCGTCGTCGCCCGCGGCCTCCGCGAGTAGGAGGTCCGTGCCGAACGCCTCCGCGAGCCCCCGACAGGCGTCGTCGCCGCGCATGTACACCGTATGCGTCGCCATCGACGGCGACCCGGTGTGGAGGTCGACGATCGCGTCCGCCGCGCCCGCGAACGCCCAGAGGCGGGCCGCCATCCGCTCGTGGAGCGAGCCCTCCCGATCGCCGGGCCAGCAGCGGTTCATGTTCGGCTGCCGCGAGTCGAGCGACTCCGGCGTCGTGTACGAGACGTGATCGAAGGTGAGCGGGTCGGCGACCGGGACCGTCACGAGCGTCCCGTCGAGGTCGGCCGCCGTCGGTTCGCTCTCTCCTCCGGCTGTTTCACCGACGAGTCGCTCGTGGAGCCGCCTGAGAACCGCGGTTCCGTTCACCTCCCGCCCGTGCTGGGCGGCCTGCGCGTACACGACGGGCCCCTCTTCGGGGGCGTCGAGTTCGGGGCCGTCGTCGCCGTCGACGAGTTCGCCCTCGCCGTACGCGTGGACGGTCGTCCGGATCGGCACGCCCGAGGGGAGCCGCGCGAGGGTGAGGGTCCGACTGGTGTGCATGGTTCGGATCCGGGCGGCTCGGAGTTATACGTCGGGGGTCGGTCGCGACGCGGCCGGCGCGGTCGCGGCGCTCCCCGGAGTCCGCCGCTCCCCCGGACGCGGCCGCTCCCGACCGCGGACGCTAAGGCCGTGGCCCGCGCACCGCGATCCATGCGGGTCACCCTCCTCGGGACGGGCGACACGACGGGGACGCCGACGGTCGGCTGCGACTGCGACACCTGCGAGGCGGCCCGCGAGCGCGGGGTGTCGCGGTCGCGCTTCTCCGTCCACGTCGCCAACGAGCGCACCGGCGAGTCGCTGCTCGTCGACTTCAGTCCCGACTTCAGACAGCAGTTCCTCGCCGCCGACGTTCCTCTCCCGGACGCCGGGCTCGTGACGCACATCCACTTCGACCACCTCGACGGGCTCGGCAACGTCTACCGGCTCGTCGACGGGCTCCCGGTTCACGCGCCGAACGAAACCGATCCCGCGACCGACGAGAGCGTCGCCGAGACGATCCGCGACAAGTACGACTACCTCGAAGACCGGATCGGCGTCCACGCCCGCGACCCCTTCGAGCCGTTCGAGACCTGCGGGTTCGATGTGCGGTTCGTCCCGGTCGACCACCCGCCGCTCCTCTGTTACGGCGTCGTGATCGAGGACCCGGAGACGGGCGCGAAGCTCTCGCTCACCGGCGACACGAGCTACGACGTCCCCGAGGACTCGCGCGAGGCACTCGCCGATCCGGACCTGCTGCTCGCCGATGCCATCGTCCCCGCGTCGCTGTGCGAGCACCACCCGATCGGCGGGCGCCACGAGGGGCCGGACGGCGTCCCGCGCACCTTCGGCACGAAGCATATGACGCGGGAGGGCGCGCTCGCGCTCGCCGACGACCTCGACGCCGACCGGACACGGCTCGTCCACCTCGCGCACTTCTACCCCGCCGACGAGGCGTTCGAGGAGCCGCTCGCGGTCGACGGTGAAGTGTACGAGCTGTAGCGAGCGCGATGCCCCCCGCGGACTGTATCCTTTTGTCTCGGTAGCACGTAGCACGCGTAGATGGCCGCGACGAACCGCCTCCGGACCGCGCTCGACTGCCTGGAGCCGCCGCCGCGCGCGGTCGACTGGTCGCTGTTCGCGTTCGTCGTCGCCGAGGCGGGTACGGGACTGGTCTCCTTTACCGTCGGCGTCCCCGAGGGGTGGCCCCTCTTCTGGCTCCACCGCGCGCTCGGGCTCGGAATCATCGCGCTGCTCGCGTGGAAGCTCGCGCGGGTCCGTCGCCGGCTCACCGACCCCGGCCTCTGGCAGCGGTCGACCGCGCTCTCCGTCCTGACGCTCGTCGCCGCGGTCGGCGCGCTCGCGACCGGGATCGCGTGGGTGTTCGGCCTCGACGTGCGGATCTCCTACTGGACGCTGCTGTCCGTCCACGTCGGGTTCGGGCTCGCGCTCGTCCCGCTCGTGGCCGCGCACGCCTCCACGCGGTTCCGGCTTCCCCGCCGCGTCGACTTCGAGCGCCGGCGGACCGCGGTCCGCTACTTCGCGCTGCTCGCGGCCGGCGGCGCGACCTACCGGCTCCAGCAGGGGGTCAACGACGCGCTCGACACCGCCGGCGCCGACCGGCGGTTCACCGGGTCGCAGCCCCGCACGGGGGCGGGAAACGCCGCCTTCCCGATCACGTCGTGGGTCGCCGACGACCCCGACCTGATCGACCGCGACGACTACCGGCTGACCGTCGACGGCCTCGTGAGCGACCCCGTCAAACTGGCGGCCGACGAGCTGGCCGCGGGTCACGAGACGGAGGCGCTGCTCGACTGTACCAGCGGCTGGTACACGGTCCAGGAGTGGGGCGGGATCCGGGTCGGCGACCTGCTCGACGCGGCCGGCGGGGTCGACTCCGACAACTCGGACCGCGAGCCGGCCTACGTCCGGTTCACCTCCGTGACGGGCTACCGCTGGAGCCTCCCGATCGACGAGGCTGAGGACGCCCTGCTCGCGACGCACGTCGGCGGCGAGCGCCTCTCGCACGGCCACGGCGCGCCCGCGCGGTTGGTCGCGCCCGACCGGCGGGGGTTCCAGTGGGTGAAGTGGGTGACGCGCGTGGAGGTGCGGTCGGAGTACGACCTCGGCCAGTGGGTGGTGACGCTCGTGAGCGGGTTCGACTGACCGGCGATCGCGTTCACGACCCCGGTGCGGCCAGCTATTCGTACTCGCTCCCGACGACCTCGCGGATGCGCTCGGCGGTCACCTGCCCGACGCCGTCGACCTCCAAGAGGTCCTCCTCGTGCGCGGTCATCACGGCCTCGACGGTGCCGAAGTGTTCCAGCAGCGACCGGGAAGTGACCGGGCCGATGTCGGCGATGGAGGAGACGACGTACTCCTGCTGTTCCGCGCGGGTCTTCGTCGTCTTCTCGCCGTGGACGCTCACCTCGCGGTCGCGCGTCTCCTGCTCGCGCTTGGCGATCGTGGCGAGCAGCTCGGTGGTGTCCTCCTCGCCCTCGGTGCGGAGGACGCTCACGTCGAAGTCGACCGCCAGCGACGCGAGCGCGCCGCGGATCGCGTTCGGGTCGATGTCGCGCTGGCCGTAGAGGTTCGTCCCCTCGACCACCATCACCGGGCGGGCGTACGCCCGCGAGAGCTCGCCGACCTGCTCGAACATCGAGCGGTCGGAATCGAGCATCGAGTCGACGAAGTCGGCCGCCGACTTGCGCTCGACGGCGACGCGGTCGGAGAGCACGTAGTCGCCGACCGCGAGCGTCTCCAGCCGGGTGACGAGCCCGTCGCGCGTCGAGAGGTCCTTCGCGATCGAGGAGTCGAGCTCGCGCTGGTCGACGACGACCTCGACGCCCTCCTCAACGCCCGCGGTCGCGACGACGCCGTCGTCGTCGTCGGCCGCCGCGTCTTCATCGGTGTCGCTCGCCTGCGCGTCGGCCTCGTCGCTCTCCCCGCTCTCCTCCTCTTCGCTCTCGCGCACTTCCTCGGCGAAGTCGGTGAGGCCGGCGTCGTCGTCCCCGCTGTCGTCGCTGTCCCCGTCGATCGTCTCTGCGCCGTCGCCGACTTCGACGTCCGGGTTGTCGCTCTCACCCTCGGACCCCCCGCCGAACGCGTCGAGGCCGGCCTGCCCGTCGTCGCCGACGGACTCCTCGATGTCGTCGGTGGCCTCCTTTAGCTCGGCGAGCTGGCTCGCCATCTTCTTCTCGCGACGCCGGGAGATCCAGAAGAACGCCTCGTCGCGGGTGTCCTCGGCCATCAGGACGACGACCTTCCCCTCGGCCTGCCGGCCGGTCCGCCCCTTGCGCTGGATCGAGCGGATCGCGGTCGGGACCGGCTCGTAGAAGCAGACGAGGTCGACCTCGGGGACGTCGAGCCCCTCCTCCGCGACGCTCGTGGAGACGAGCACCTCGAACTCGCCGTTCTTGAACTCGTCGAGCGTCTCTTGCTGCTGTTTCTGGCTCATCCCGTCCGAGCCCTCCTTGTCGCCCTGCCCGACGAACTTC is a window encoding:
- a CDS encoding DEAD/DEAH box helicase, with product MATEAAGIDRPLLVDDFLQRRRYQLQLADAAADEHTLVCLPTGLGKTTVSLLVTAERLHEAGGKALFLAPTKPLVQQHADFYREALSIPDDEIVVFTGDVKPDDRAALWDDARIVIATPQVVENDLVGNRISLRDVTHLTFDECHRATGDYAYVYIAERYHADAADPLVTGMSASPGGDTEEIETVCENLGLVNVEVMTEEDADVGEYTHDTDVQWEQVTLPDEVLDIRDALNEVITDRLEKLKQLGVTNTTNPDLSQKDLNKMRGKLKQMMDNDQSDGYKGMSTHAEVMKLRRATELVETQSVESVRRYFERQREAARSSGASKASQRMVADPKVREAMRKAESFDGLHPKFSKARILLAETLGIDGGERAILFTESRDTAEALVEFLSASFDVRKFVGQGDKEGSDGMSQKQQQETLDEFKNGEFEVLVSTSVAEEGLDVPEVDLVCFYEPVPTAIRSIQRKGRTGRQAEGKVVVLMAEDTRDEAFFWISRRREKKMASQLAELKEATDDIEESVGDDGQAGLDAFGGGSEGESDNPDVEVGDGAETIDGDSDDSGDDDAGLTDFAEEVRESEEEESGESDEADAQASDTDEDAAADDDDGVVATAGVEEGVEVVVDQRELDSSIAKDLSTRDGLVTRLETLAVGDYVLSDRVAVERKSAADFVDSMLDSDRSMFEQVGELSRAYARPVMVVEGTNLYGQRDIDPNAIRGALASLAVDFDVSVLRTEGEEDTTELLATIAKREQETRDREVSVHGEKTTKTRAEQQEYVVSSIADIGPVTSRSLLEHFGTVEAVMTAHEEDLLEVDGVGQVTAERIREVVGSEYE
- a CDS encoding succinylglutamate desuccinylase/aspartoacylase family protein, yielding MHTSRTLTLARLPSGVPIRTTVHAYGEGELVDGDDGPELDAPEEGPVVYAQAAQHGREVNGTAVLRRLHERLVGETAGGESEPTAADLDGTLVTVPVADPLTFDHVSYTTPESLDSRQPNMNRCWPGDREGSLHERMAARLWAFAGAADAIVDLHTGSPSMATHTVYMRGDDACRGLAEAFGTDLLLAEAAGDDADTEWNERGFAGKLRVAATREGIPTITPELAHSKEIVPAAVEAGVSGMVGALRHEGLLDGEPDAWDGVVARNHLGRVIADDSGLFVPESDLAVGDRVAEGERVGEVFDPTTFETLQVARADRDGIAYSVAREATVTAGATLVGVAERIDGE
- a CDS encoding MBL fold metallo-hydrolase, whose product is MRVTLLGTGDTTGTPTVGCDCDTCEAARERGVSRSRFSVHVANERTGESLLVDFSPDFRQQFLAADVPLPDAGLVTHIHFDHLDGLGNVYRLVDGLPVHAPNETDPATDESVAETIRDKYDYLEDRIGVHARDPFEPFETCGFDVRFVPVDHPPLLCYGVVIEDPETGAKLSLTGDTSYDVPEDSREALADPDLLLADAIVPASLCEHHPIGGRHEGPDGVPRTFGTKHMTREGALALADDLDADRTRLVHLAHFYPADEAFEEPLAVDGEVYEL
- a CDS encoding molybdopterin-dependent oxidoreductase, which encodes MAATNRLRTALDCLEPPPRAVDWSLFAFVVAEAGTGLVSFTVGVPEGWPLFWLHRALGLGIIALLAWKLARVRRRLTDPGLWQRSTALSVLTLVAAVGALATGIAWVFGLDVRISYWTLLSVHVGFGLALVPLVAAHASTRFRLPRRVDFERRRTAVRYFALLAAGGATYRLQQGVNDALDTAGADRRFTGSQPRTGAGNAAFPITSWVADDPDLIDRDDYRLTVDGLVSDPVKLAADELAAGHETEALLDCTSGWYTVQEWGGIRVGDLLDAAGGVDSDNSDREPAYVRFTSVTGYRWSLPIDEAEDALLATHVGGERLSHGHGAPARLVAPDRRGFQWVKWVTRVEVRSEYDLGQWVVTLVSGFD